A genomic region of Enterobacter hormaechei ATCC 49162 contains the following coding sequences:
- a CDS encoding aromatic ring-hydroxylating oxygenase subunit alpha, protein MTTTVQNYLDKGLRGLWYPVLASWEVQSAPVGITRLGEQIVVWRNKDGQVQALEDRCPHRGARLSMGWNLGDRIACWYHGVEVAGNGEVKDVPAVDKCPLVGQQCVRSYNVQEAHGAIFLWFGVTADQQPDELTFPDELADTENFSNFLCTAAWKCNYQYALENVMDPMHGTYLHSSSHSMAEGDRKADMVLQPTKTGFIFEKKGQSGVNFDWVELGNSGTCWMRLSIPYKKRFGPGGHFFIVGMVVPEDNDNCRVFFWRIRRVQGWQRDMWRFMYRNRLEKLHWEVLEQDRVVLESLAPNARDHEYLYQHDVGLSRLRRMMQKAAKEQLAMREAQQGAA, encoded by the coding sequence ATGACGACTACCGTACAAAACTATCTGGATAAAGGTCTGCGCGGCCTCTGGTATCCGGTGCTGGCGAGCTGGGAAGTGCAGTCTGCGCCGGTGGGCATCACCCGCCTGGGTGAACAGATTGTGGTCTGGCGCAACAAAGACGGGCAGGTGCAGGCGCTGGAGGACCGCTGTCCGCACCGCGGCGCGCGTCTGTCGATGGGCTGGAATCTCGGGGACCGCATCGCCTGCTGGTATCACGGGGTGGAAGTGGCGGGTAACGGCGAAGTGAAAGACGTGCCCGCCGTGGACAAATGTCCGCTGGTCGGCCAGCAGTGCGTGCGCAGCTATAACGTGCAGGAGGCGCACGGCGCCATTTTCCTCTGGTTTGGCGTCACCGCGGACCAGCAGCCGGACGAGCTGACCTTCCCGGACGAACTGGCCGACACGGAAAACTTCAGCAATTTCCTCTGCACCGCCGCGTGGAAATGCAATTACCAGTACGCGCTGGAAAACGTGATGGATCCGATGCACGGCACTTATCTGCACTCCTCCTCACACTCGATGGCGGAAGGGGACCGCAAGGCCGACATGGTGCTCCAGCCGACGAAAACCGGCTTTATTTTCGAGAAGAAGGGGCAGAGCGGCGTCAACTTCGACTGGGTAGAGCTGGGCAACAGCGGCACCTGCTGGATGCGCCTCTCCATTCCGTATAAGAAGCGTTTCGGACCGGGCGGCCACTTCTTTATCGTCGGCATGGTGGTGCCGGAAGATAACGACAACTGCCGCGTTTTCTTCTGGCGCATACGCCGCGTACAGGGCTGGCAGCGTGATATGTGGCGCTTCATGTACCGCAACCGCCTGGAAAAACTGCACTGGGAAGTGCTGGAGCAGGACCGCGTGGTGCTGGAGAGCCTGGCGCCCAACGCGCGCGACCATGAATACCTGTATCAGCACGACGTTGGCCTCTCTCGCCTGCGCCGCATGATGCAAAAGGCCGCCAAAGAGCAGCTGGCGATGCGCGAAGCACAGCAGGGAGCCGCCTGA
- a CDS encoding Rieske (2Fe-2S) protein, with the protein MSWIGVCDAEQVQEDFPFSGNVDGKEIGVYLIDGEYYALEDVCPHAYALLSQGFVEDGKVECPLHEAVFDVKTGQCLHGPGGRNLNRYPVRVFENQIQITFVEETVA; encoded by the coding sequence ATGAGCTGGATAGGCGTATGTGACGCAGAGCAAGTACAGGAAGATTTCCCTTTTAGTGGCAACGTCGACGGGAAAGAGATCGGCGTGTATTTGATTGACGGTGAATATTACGCGCTGGAAGACGTATGCCCACACGCTTACGCCCTGCTGAGCCAGGGCTTCGTGGAAGATGGCAAAGTGGAATGTCCGCTGCATGAGGCGGTGTTCGACGTCAAAACCGGCCAGTGTCTGCACGGCCCCGGGGGTCGCAACCTCAACCGTTACCCGGTTCGGGTCTTTGAAAACCAGATTCAGATTACCTTCGTTGAGGAGACCGTGGCATGA
- a CDS encoding recombinase-like helix-turn-helix domain-containing protein, which translates to MSDTLNYNPALPESRQFTPPAEGGNGAIHKPGDYQNLIWQTRSREPESWEMNLIATLEDLFEQGVETLPELVSGLNAVRMHDQQGEPWSDASFQAFLQVNGY; encoded by the coding sequence ATGAGCGACACGCTGAACTACAACCCGGCGCTGCCGGAAAGCCGCCAGTTTACCCCGCCGGCAGAAGGCGGTAATGGCGCCATTCACAAGCCGGGTGATTACCAGAATCTCATTTGGCAGACCCGCAGCCGCGAGCCGGAAAGCTGGGAAATGAACCTGATTGCGACGCTCGAAGATCTCTTCGAACAGGGCGTTGAAACCCTGCCGGAGCTGGTGAGCGGGCTGAACGCAGTGCGTATGCACGACCAGCAGGGCGAGCCGTGGAGCGACGCCAGCTTCCAGGCATTCTTACAGGTTAACGGCTACTGA
- a CDS encoding SDR family oxidoreductase, producing MNGLLSGKRIVVTGAARGLGYHFARACAEQGAAVVMCDILKGELAESAHRLREQGYAIESHVIDLADPHSIEQVFSSVGEQGQIDGLVNNAAMATGVGGKNMLDYDPDLWDRVMSVNVKGTWLVTRAAVPLLREGAGIVNVASDTALWGAPRLMAYVASKGAVIAMTRSMARELGEKRIRINAIAPGLTRVEATEYVPAERHQLYENGRALTGAQQPEDVTGSVVWLLSDLSRFITGQLIPVNGGFVFN from the coding sequence ATGAACGGGCTGCTGAGTGGCAAACGCATTGTAGTGACCGGCGCCGCGCGCGGGCTGGGCTACCACTTTGCCAGAGCCTGCGCGGAGCAAGGCGCGGCGGTGGTGATGTGCGACATCCTCAAAGGCGAACTGGCCGAGAGCGCCCACCGGCTGCGCGAACAGGGCTATGCGATCGAATCGCACGTTATCGATCTGGCCGATCCGCACTCCATCGAGCAGGTGTTCAGCAGCGTTGGCGAGCAGGGGCAGATTGACGGTCTGGTGAACAACGCGGCGATGGCGACGGGCGTGGGCGGCAAAAACATGCTCGATTACGACCCGGATCTCTGGGATCGGGTGATGAGCGTCAACGTCAAAGGCACCTGGCTGGTGACGCGCGCCGCCGTGCCGCTGCTGCGTGAAGGGGCAGGCATTGTGAACGTGGCGTCTGACACCGCGCTGTGGGGCGCGCCGCGCCTGATGGCCTACGTCGCCAGCAAGGGGGCAGTCATTGCCATGACCCGCTCCATGGCGCGCGAGCTGGGTGAAAAACGGATTCGCATCAACGCCATCGCACCGGGGCTGACCCGCGTCGAGGCCACCGAATATGTGCCCGCCGAACGACATCAGCTCTACGAGAACGGACGCGCGTTAACCGGGGCACAGCAGCCGGAAGATGTCACCGGCAGCGTGGTCTGGCTGTTAAGCGATTTGTCGCGGTTTATTACCGGACAGCTGATCCCGGTCAACGGCGGTTTTGTCTTTAACTAA